The genomic region CGATCGACATCCACGGCAACCCGGTCGATGTCATCACCAAGGGCCGTCACGACCCGTGCGTGGGCATCCGCGCCACGCCGATTGCCGAAGCGATGATGGCCATTGTGCTGATGGATCACCTGCTGCGTCACCGTGGCCAGAACGCCGATGTGCGCGTGAGCACGCCGGTGCTGGGTCAGCTTTGATGGCAGGCTCTAAAGCCGTCGCGGCATAACCGTGACGGCGCTCCCTTACTGGCGGCTGTCCAGTTTCTATCTGTTCTATTTCGCCTTGCTCGGTTCGACAGCGCCGTTTCTGGCGCTGTACTTCGATCACCTCGGCTTCAGTCCGGCGCGGATTGGTGAGCTGGTCGCCATTCCGATGCTGATGCGCTGCGTGGCGCCGAACATCTGGGGCTGGCTCGGCGATTACACCGGCAGACGCCTGGCCATCGTGCGCTTTGGCGCGCTGTGCACGCTGCTGACTTTCTCGTTGATTTTCGTCAGCAAGACCTACGCCTGGCTGGCGATGGTCATGGCGTTGCACGCGTTCTTCTGGCACGCCGTGCTGCCGCAGTTCGAAGTCATCACCCTGGCGCATTTGCAGGGGCAGACCTCGCGTTACAGCCAGATTCGTTTGTGGGGCTCGATCGGTTTCATCATTACCGTGGTGGCGTTGGGGCGCCTGTTCGAATGGCTCAGCCTCGACATCTACCCGGCGGCACTGGTGCTGATCATGGCCGGCATAGTCCTCAGCAGTTTGTGGGTGCCGAATGCGCAACCGCCGCAAGGCAATCGGCCGAGCGGCGAGGGCTTTCTCAAGCAACTGCGCAATCCCGGCGTGCTGGCTTTTTACGGCTGCGTGGCGCTGATGCAGATGAGCCACGGCCCGTATTACACCTTTCTGACCTTGCACCTGGAACGACTCGGTTACACACGCGGCACCATCGGCATGCTCTGGGCCGTGGGTGTGGTCGCCGAAGTGCTGATGTTCATGGCGATGAGCCGGATTCTTGCGCGGTTTTCCTTGCGCCGCGTATTGATGGCAAGTTTTCTGCTGGCGGCGCTGCGCTGGTTGCTGCTAGGTTCGTTCGCCGAGTTTCTGTGGGTGCTGTTGTTCGCTCAGGTTCTGCACGCGGCGACCTTCGGCAGTTTTCACGCCGCTGCCATCGCCTTCGTGCAACGTAGCTTCGGCGCCCGTCAGCAAGGGCAGGGCCAGGCGTTGTACGCCGCACTGGCCGGCACCGGCGGTGCGCTCGGCGCGTTGTATTCCGGTTACAGCTGGAATGCCCTCGGCGCGACATTGACCTTTAGTATTGCCAGTCTCGCGGCGCTCGCTGCTGCCGTTATCATTGCCACACGTATGCAAGAGGACAGGCCATGAGCCTTACGCGTGAACAACTCGCCCAGCAAATCGTCGACGCCGGGCGCTTTCTTTATGGTCGCGGCTGGTCGCCGGCCACCAGCAGCAATTATTCGACGCGCCTGTCGGCCAGCGAAGCGCTGCTGACCGTTTCGGGTAAGCACAAGGGCCAGTTGGGTTTGGATGATGTGCTCGCCACCGACCTTTCCGGCAACAGCCTGGAACCGGGCAAAAAGCCCTCCGCCGAAACCCTGCTGCACACCCAGCTATATAGCTGGCGCCCGGAGATCGGCGCAGTGCTGCACACCCATTCGGTAAACGCCACGGTGCTGTCGCGTCTCACCCCCGAAGACTTCATCGAGTTCGAAGATTACGAACTGCAAAAAGCCTTCAGTGGCATCTCGACCCACGAATCCCGGGTGCGCGTGCCGATTTTCGATAACGATCAGGACATTGCGCGCCTCGCTGCCAAGGTGCAGCCTTGGCTCGACGCCCATCCCGATTGCGTCGGTTATCTGATTCGCGGCCACGGCCTCTACACCTGGGGCGCGCAGATGAACGACGCGCTGCGGCAGATCGAGGCCTTTGAATTTCTGTTTGAATGCGAGTTGAAAACTCGCAGCGTCATGAACCGCCAAGGCTGACTTCACCGGAAGTAGCCCATTTGCCTGATGAAATGCTGTGCCCGACCGGTCTGCAAGAACCGGACGGCAAGGCCGATACCGAGGAATTGCCCCAATGAGCAGCCTGTCCGTCTATCACGTTTCCAGCCCCGATATTCCCAACAAGGTGCTGACCCACTTCGAAGACATCGCCTCGACCCTGGCCGAGCAGGGCGTGCGCTTCGACCGTTGGCAAGCCGCCGCAAGGATTCAGCCCGGCGCTACCCAGGAAGAAGTGATCAGCGCCTATAAAGAGCAGATCGACCAACTGATGACCGAACGCGGTTACATCACCGTCGACGTGATCAGCCTCAACAGCGATCACCCGCAAAAAGCCGAATTGCGCGCCAAGTTTCTCGAAGAACATCGCCATGGCGAAGACGAAGTCAGATTTTTCGTCGCCGGCCGTGGCCTGTTTACCTTGCACATCGACGATTACGTCTACGCCGTACTGTGCGAGAAGAACGATCTGATCTCGGTACCGGCCGGCACCAAGCACTGGTTCGACATGGGCGAGCATCCGCACTTTGTCGCGATTCGCCTGTTCAACAACCCTGAAGGCTGGGTTGCCAATTTCACCGGCGAAGACATCGCCGGCCGCTTCCCGCGTCTGGAGGACTGATTCGATGTCGATCAAAGCCATTGTTACGGACATTGAAGGCACCACCAGCGCAGTGAGTTTCGTGTTTGACGTGCTGTTTCCATACGCGGCCAAACATTTGCCGGACTTCGTGCGCCAGAACGCTGAACGCGCCGATGTTGCCGAGCAACTCGACGCGGTGCGCCGTGACAGCAATGCACCGCAAGCCGATGTTGAACGGGTTGTTGAAATCCTCTTGAGCTGGATCGAAGAAGATCGCAAAGCCACGCCGCTCAAAGCCTTGCAAGGCATGGTCTGGGCTCAGGGTTATCACGCCGGGCAGTTGAAGGGGCATGTTTACCCGGATGCCGTTGAAGCGCTGCAGCGCTGGCATGCTGCCGGTTATCAACTGTTTGTGTACTCGTCGGGCTCGATTCAGGCGCAGAAACTGATTTTCGGCTGCTCGGAGGCGGGGGATCTGACACCGCTGTTCAGTGGTTATTTCGACACGACGTCCGGGCCTAAGCGTGAGGCGCAGTCGTACACCAATATCCAGAAAGCCATTGGCGTCGAACCCGAAGAAATCCTGTTCCTCTCGGATATCGTCGAAGAGCTCGACGCCGCGCAAGCAGCCGGCCTGCAAACCTGCGGCCTCGCCCGTGAAGGCGGCGAGCTGGGGAGCCATCTCACCGTCGACACGTTCACCGCAATAGAACCCGAAGCCTTCTGACCTCACCGATCTAGTGTGGGAGCGAGCCTGCTCGCGAAAGCGTCCGTTCAGCCAGCATTTTCAGTGGCTGACACACCCCATTCGCGAGCAAGCTCGCTCCCACAGGGGATTGGCGTCAGCCACAAAAAAAACAGGCCGTGAAGCGAAAGCTCCACGGCCTGTTTTGTTTAAAGCGCTTTAAAAATTACAGCGAGTGATAGGTCGGCAGGGCAAAACGCTGCTGGCTCTGCAGCATGGCAATTTGCGGCAGTTCACTGGCTTGTTCAGCCAGGTCGCGGCGAATTGCACTGATCGCCCACGACAGCTGGTCGCCGGCATGCAGTTGCTGATAGGTCAGTGCGCGTTTGAACACTTTGCCGTCGCTGCTGCGCAGAGTCAGCAGAATTCCGCCATCAGGACGTGGCGCAGTGGTGACGTCGAAGTTGGAGAACAGGGAGGTAAATTTTTCTTGGATCAGGCTCATGTCTATCAGCTCCGTATGCACTTGAATGGCAAGCATGCAGAGGAGGTTGCAGCGATTGTGCCAGCATTTGAAATTAATAAAATCCTTATAAATCAATAAGTTAAAGAATATGAAAATTCAGGTTGTCGTGCAAACTGCATGAGTGGCCATCGTGCATCCTGCATTTTGCGGGATCGTTGTCGAAACAAAGGAACCAATCGCTTACCCGATGATCACCGCCGCCCTCGGCCGATCAGCGGATACAAAACATTGCAAAAACCGCGTGTACAGCCCGAGAAGCGCTGACGTATTTTCGATCTCGACCCGCGCTCGAACGCGTCGGTTGCTTCAAGCCAAAGCCCGAAAAATAAAAACATCGACCTGCACGCCAAGGTCGAACGGGGAGCTTCCATGAGTCACGCGCCAAGCGACACGATTACCTGGGGCATGATGCTCCGCAAACTGCCGATGATTGCCAAAGCCATTCCGCGAGTGGTCAAGGGCATGAAGGTGGCCAACGTCACGGATCCGACCCAAAGCTGTGGCCTTGGCTGGACATTCGAACAAGCGACGCTGCGCAATCCCGAGGGGCCGGCGTTGTTGCAGGGCGATGTGCGGCTGACTTATGCGCAGGTCAACCAGTGGGCCAACCGCATAGCTCATTATCTGAACGGGCAGGGCATCGGCAAGGGCGACGTGGTCGCGGTGTTCATCGAAAACCGCCCGGAATTGCTGGTGACCATTCTGGCGCTGGCCAAGGTCGGCGCGGTCAGCGCGCTGCTCAATACCTCGCAGACTCGCGACACGCTGATCCACAGCGTGAATCTGGTGGCGCCGGTAGCGATTGTCGTCGGCGAAGAACTGCTTCCGGCTTATGCGGCGATTCGCGAGCAAGTGGCGATCACCGCGCCGCGCACCTGGTTTGTCGCCGATCAGGACACCTACAGCCATCCGGGCATTGCGCCCGAAGGCTACGTCAATCTGATCAGCGCCAGTGCCGATGCCTCCAGCGAAAATCCGCCGAGCAGTCAGCAGGTGTTTTTCGACGATCCGTGTTTCTACATTTACACCTCCGGCACCACCGGCCTGCCCAAGGCCGGCGTGTTCAAACATGGCCGCTGGATGCGCAGCTCCGCCAGTTTCGGCATGATCGCCCTCAACATGGGCCCCGACGATGTCGTCTACTGCACCTTGCCGCTGTATCACGCCACCGGTCTTTGCGTGTGCTGGGGCTCGGCAGTCAACGGCGCCTCGGGCTTCGCGATTCGTCGCAAGTTCAGCGCCAGCCAGTTCTGGAACGACGTGCGTCGTTATCGCGCGACCACTATCGGTTACGTCGGCGAGTTGTGTCGTTATCTGGTCGATCAACCGGCCAGCGCCGATGACAGCCGCCACGATGTGCGCAAGATGATCGGCAACGGCTTGCGTCCCGGCGCATGGGCCGAATTCAAGACACGCTTCGCCGTCGGGCACATCTGCGAGCTGTATGCGGCGAGCGACGGCAATATCGGTTTCACCAACATCCTCAACTTCGACAACACCATTGGCTTCTCGCTGATGGCGTGGGAGTTGGTGGCCTACGACCATGACAGCGGCGAACCGCTGCGCAGCGCCGACGGTTTCATGAGCAAGGTTGGCAAAGGTGAGCAGGGCTTACTGCTGGCGCGGATCGACGAGAAGGCGCCGCTGGACGGCTACACCGATCCGCAGAAAACCGCCAAGGTCGTGCTGCACGACGTGTTTAGCAAAGGCGATCGCTTTTTCAACACCGGCGACCTACTGCGCAATATCGGTTTTGGCCACGCACAATTTGTTGATCGGCTCGGTGATACGTATCGCTGGAAGGGCGAAAACGTCTCGACCACTGAAGTCGAAAACCTGTTGCTGCAACACCCGCACATCTCCGAAGCAGTGGCTTATGGCGTGGAAATCCGCAATACCAACGGCCGTGGCGGGATGGCGGCGATAACGCCTGCGGAATCCCTTGCGACGCTGGATTTCGCCGAGTTGCTGACCTTCGCCCGCGAACGTATGCCGGCCTACGCGGTGCCGTTGTTCCTGCGAGTGAAGGTCAAGATGGAAACTACCGGCACTTTCAAATATCAGAAAACCCGCCTGAAAAATGAAGGCTTCGACCCCGGCCAGACGGGTGATGACCCGATCTACGCATGGCTGCCCGGCACCCAGACTTATGTTCGGGTCACTGACGACGTATTGGCCGAAATTCATCAGGGCAAACATCGTTATTGAATCTGGCTATGAGACGGCTTGAGAAAAAGGGGGTGACAGCCACCGTCGCGCTCGGGAAACTGTCGGCTTTCCGATTGACCGAAAGTGGAGTTGCCCCATGTCCGACCAAAGCCGCCAGATGACCCCTGAAGAAGCTGCCGAATTCACCGAGCAGGTTTTCAACAAGGCGCGCGACGGTGATGCCGAGATGCTCGATCGCCTGGTCAGCGCCGGTTTGCCGGTCAACCTGAAAAACAGCAAGGGTGACACGCTGCTGATGCTGGCGAGCTACTACGGCCATGTCGATGCGGTGAACGTACTGCTTAAACACAAGGCTGACCCGGAAATGCGCAATGGCAACGGCCAGAGTCCGATTGCCGGTGCGGCGTTCAAAGGTGATTTGGCAGTGGTCAAGGCACTGGTCGAGGCGGGTGCCGAGATCGAAGGCTCGTCGTTTGATGGGCGTACGGCGCTGATGATGGCGGCGATGTTCAACCGCGTTGCAATCGTTGAATACCTGATCAGCAAAGGCGCCAACGCGCAGGCCAAGGACGCTAATGGCGTGACCGCGCTCGACGCTGCACGGACGATGGGCGCGGTTGATACCACTGCGCAGCTGGAAAAATTGTTGGGTTGATAAGATCAGAAGATCGCAGCCTGCGGCAGCTCCTACACTGATTGCGTTTGTGGCCCGTTTCGCGGTCGAACGCTGAACTTGCAGGAGCTGCTGCAGGCTGCGATCTTTTGCTTTGTGCGCTATCCTCCGCGCCCTCGAAACTCACCTTCGCCACAGGATCCGCCCTCATGAAAGCCGCACTCGTCGAACTCATCAGCAAAATCAGCTCCGGCTGCATGGGCGAGGACGAGATCGTGAAAGTCGCCGACGAAGCGGCACAGGCCTACGCCGATGCCGATGCCTTTCTGACAGCCAATCCGGACATCAACTACGACGACACCTTTCCGATTCCGCTGGGCGAGTGGGTGGTGGTCGGCAGTCTGCCGGAAACCGTGCTGTTCCAGGCTGACACCTACGTTGACCTGTTCGCGCAGATCGTTGCCTCTTTTGGCCCGGGCGTTGATTTCAACCTCAAGCCCAAGCAACTGGCCAAGACCGAAGCACTGACTGCGCTCAATCGAATCCAGGTGCAAATGAGCAGCATGAACAAGGAAAACGGCGGTTACACGCTGATGAACTTCAGTCAGTTGCTCGACGACGAGCTGCAGATGGTTTTGGTCTACGGCAACGACGTGCCACGGGTACTGGAGTTGTGCGCCGAAGTCGGCATCGCCGCCGCGCCATCGCTTGAAGCCCTGAAGATCGCTGTTCACGTCTGAACGCAATAAAAGGGAACCCTGCGCGCGACCGTCTATCCTAAAAGTGCATGCCACTATTCTGGAGCGACACCATGGGTTCCACGTTCAACGGTCTGATCGGCCTGATCATCCTTGCCCTCGACATCTGGGCCATCATCAACGTGTTGAAAAGCGGCGCAACCACCGGGATGAAAATCGTCTGGGTGCTGCTGATCATCCTCCTGCCGGTGCTGGGCCTGATCATCTGGGCGATTGCCGGACCGCGGGGTAACGTGCGGATCTGATAACACCGCATTACCCCTGTGGGAGCGAGCCTGCTCGCGAAAGCGCTAGATCAGTCACCGACAATGTTGACTGGTACGCCGCCTTCGCGAGCAGGCTCGCTCCTACAGGGATTGTGGTCTGCCGATGAAGTGAGGTTCGACCTGTCATCTTCGGCAACGTAGAATGCGCGCCTTTCCCGGGCAATCGTCCCCACGATTGGCGCCCGCGCATTCATCGGAGCACTTGACCATGACCGTCACCAAAACCAGCGAGTACCTGGAAACCCTCTACGAAGGCTACGGCCAGCGTTTTCGCATGGAAAAACTGCTGCACGAAGTGCGCACCGAACACCAGCACCTGGTGATCTTCCAGAACCCGCGCATGGGCCGTGTCATGGCGCTGGACGGCGTGATCCAGACCACCGAAGCCGACGAATTCATCTACCACGAAATGCTCACTCATGTGCCGATCCTCGCCCATGGCAGCGCCAAGCGCGTACTGATCATCGGCGGCGGTGACGGTGGCATGCTGCGCGAAGTGACCAAGCACGCCGGCGTTGAACACATCACCATGGTCGAGATCGACGGCACCGTGGTCGACATGTGCAAAGAGTTCCTGCCGAACCACTCCAGCGGCGCCTACGACGATCCGCGTCTGAACCTGGTGATCGACGACGGCATGCGTTTCGTCGCCACCACCACGGAAAAATTCGACGTGATCATCTCCGACTCCACCGACCCGATCGGCCCGGGCGAAGTGCTGTTCTCGGAGAACTTCTATCAGGCTTGCCATCGCTGCCTGAACGAAGGCGGCATTCTGGTGACCCAGAACGGTACGCCGTTCATGCAGATCGACGAAGTGAAAACCACCGCCGGTCGCCTGAATAGCCTGTTCCCGGACTGGCACTTCTATCAAGCGGCCGTACCGACCTACATCGGCGGTTCGATGACCTTCGCCTGGGGCTCGACCAACCCGGCCTACCGCAAGCTCAGCCGTGAAACCCTGCAACAGCGCTTCATTGGCAGCGGCATCGTCACTCGCTACTACAACCCGGAAATCCACATCGGCGCCTTCGCCTTGCCGCAGTACGTGCTGCAGGCGATCAACAAGCCAAGCAACGATTAAAAGAACACTGAAACTCCCCTGTGGGAGCGAGCTTGCTCGCGAAATCGGACTGTCAGGCAACATATTTGTTGAATGAAAAACCGCTTTCGCGAGCAAGCTCGCTCCCACATTTGCTTCCCCGTAATGTAGATGTCGTCTTATTCATGTTCGTGCGCTGTAATCCTTTTGAACCAACTTTCGGCGTTCACAGTCGAGATAGTGGTAAGCCCATTTGCGGGTTTGATCGAGGAGGCACCGATGCAAAAGTGGAAAGTCACTTTCGTGGACGATCATGGTGAAATTGTCGATGAGGTGTTCGAGCGCGCGGAATGCCCCAGCGACGATGAGGCCGCTCGCTTGATCAAGGAACGGCTCCTGCCCGTCGCCGCCAAACTGGATCTCAACGATCTGGAAGGGCGAACCCCCGATGCTGGCGTCAAAAGCCTCGAAACCCAAAACAGCATCAAGATCCGCAGCATCACTCCAATCTGAAAATCTTCCTTCATCCGAAGCAACCAGGCCTTGGCAGCGGCTCTAACTTGGGGCTACTCTGCAAGCGAGATCAGCGAACGGATCGCTAAGGTCTGGTCTTGTCAGCTACATGCTTGTTCCCGCGTGCAACCACGTTGCCGTCGTACTTTGGCCTAAGGCCCGGGGCGGGAATACGGAAAGTCTATCCATCTATGCGAGGGGGACGATTCATGAGCACAGCCTATCAAGAAGACATCAGCAGCAATGTTCTGCGCCGCATGAAAGAAGGCGGTTTCGATTTTTCCCGATTCCATCCCATCGAGTTCTACGCGATTTTCCCGGACGAGGAGCGGGCGCGCAGGGCGGCAGGCAAATTTCGCGGTGAATCCATCAATGCCCAGGTCAGCGTGCGTGATGACGGTGCGTGGGCGCTGGAATTAAGCAAAGTGATGTACGCGACATACGACGATATCGGCGACTTCGAGCAGGGATTCTCTGCCGTGGTTGAACCTCTGGGCGGCATTATCGAAGGCTGGGGTGTGAAACAGGAGGTGCGCAACCGCCATCGTTTGAATTGATCTCTGTTTTCATTTGTTGAACAACGGCTGACCTTCGGGTTGGCCGTTGTCATTTCCGACGTAAGCAAAACGCTGTGGCAAAACCCTGAAACAAGAAACCGAGGCAAAAAAAAGCCACCGGAGAGGGTGGCTAAAAGGGAAGACCGATAAGGAGAGGAAACCGGTCAGGGTTACAGCGGGGCGGGCTGCGAGCGCAGTCCAGGGCAGTTGAGCTGGCGACTTCGCGGCGCTGTGCGCGGGGAAGTTTTGCAGCGAATGCGCGGATTATCCGCAGGCAGTGCCGGGCAGTGAAATCAACTCTGACTATGCTGGTGATAGGCGATGCAGTGCGTCGCAATGAAGCGGGGGCAATCCGGCTGGGGCAATTGCCGCACAGGAATGGTGCGGTGCTTGCGGCGTGTATTTCCAACCGATTGAAATCAAAGCGTTTATGCCGATGGCACGGGCCTTGCGAAGGCCTGTAAGTCCGGGTGACAAGGAGTACGGCATGATCCGCACCTATTTTGATGAGATGTACGATGCCGGCGGCCAGGTTCGCCCGCATTACCGGGAGTTCGCCCGCTGGCTGGCCGACACGCCTGACGAACTGCTGGCCCAACGGCGACGCGAGGCTGACTTGCTGTTCCATCGCGCCGGGATCACTTTCACGCTCTATGGCGACGAGCAGGGCACCGAGCGCCTGATTCCTTTCGACACCATCCCGCGCAGCATTCCCGCCAGCGAGTGGCGAATCGTCGAGCGCGGCTGCATCCAGCGGGTCAAGGCGCTGAACATGTTTCTCGCTGACCTCTATCATGAGCAGCGCATCATCAAGGCCGGGATCATTCCTGCCGAACAGGTGCTGGCCAACGAGCAATATCAGTTGGCGATGCAAGGCCTGGATCTGCACCGTGATATCTATTCGCACATCTCCGGCGTCGATCTGGTACGCGATGGCGACGGCACCTATTACGTGCTCGAAGACAACCTGCGCACCCCGAGCGGCGTCAGCTACATGCTCGAAGACCGCAAAATGATGATGCGCCTGTTCCCGGAGCTGTTCGCCGCGCAGCGCATTGCGCCGATCGATCACTACCCGAACCTGCTGCTCGACACCCTGAAAAGCTCAAGTCCGATCGACGACCCGAGCGTCGTAGTGCTGACGCCCGGACGCTTCAACAGTGCATTCTTCGAGCACGCGTTTCTCGCCCGGGAAATGGGCGTGGAACTGGTCGAAGGCGCGGATCTGTTCGTGCGTGACGACAAGGTCTTCATGCGCACCACCGACGGCCCGAAAGCGGTGGACGTGATCTACCGCCGCCTCGACGACGCGTTCCTCGATCCGCTGGCGTTCAATCCCGACTCGATGCTCGGTGTGCCGGGGCTGCTGTCGTCCTATCGCTCCGGCAATGTGGTGCTGGCCAACGCCATCGGCACCGGCGTGGCGGACGACAAATCGGTGTACCCGTTTGTTACCGACATGATCCGGTTCTACCTCGACGAAGAACCGATCCTGAAGAACGTGCCGACCTGGCAGTGCCGCAATCCGTCTGAACTTTCCCATGTGCTGGCCAATCTTCCAGATCTGGTGGTCAAGGAAACCCAAGGCTCCGGCGGGTACGGAATGCTGGTGGGGCCGGCGTCGACGACGGCCGAAATCGACGCGTTCCGCGAGCGGATCAAGGCCAAGCCCCACGCGTATATCGCGCAACCGACGCTGTCGCTGTCGACTTGTCCGACCTTTGTCGAAAACGGCATTGCGCCGCGCCATATCGACTTGCGTCCGTTTGTCTTGTCCGGTCGCGAAACACGGGTGGTGCCCGGCGGTTTGACCCGTGTCGCGCTGCGCGAAGGCTCCCTGGTGGTGAATTCCTCCCAGGGCGGCGGAACCAAGGACACCTGGGTGGTCGAGGATTGAAGGAAGCTTGCCATGTTAAGTAGAACTGCCTCGGATCTGTATTGGATGTCGCGTTACCTGGAGCGGGCGGAAAACCTCGCCCGGATGCTCGACATCAGTTACTCGCTGTCGTTGATGCCGCAGGACGGTCGCGGCGACGGTTTGCACGAATTGGCCATGCCGTTGCTGATCACCGGCACCCTCGACGATTATCTGGAACGTCACGGCGCGCTACATGCTGAACGCCTGCTGCACTTTTTCGCTCTCGATGCGGCCAACCCGGCAAGTATCTACAGTTGCCTCGGCGCGGCGCGGGCCAGTGCGCACGCCGTGCGCGGACGCATCACGGCGGACATGTGGGAGAACATCAATTCGACGTGGCTGGAGATTCGCGGGATCGCTGAACAGGGCCTGAGCCGCTACGGCATGAGCCGTTTCTGCGAATGGATCAAGGAGCGTTCGCACCTGTTCCGTGGTGCGTCGTACGGCACGATCATGCGGAATGATGCGTTTCGTTTCATTCGCCTCGGTACGTTCATCGAACGCGCGGACAACACCCTGCGATTGCTCGATGCCCGCTATGAAATGGCTGGCGATCAGGCTGAAGCGGTCAGCGACGGTACGGCCCACGCCTATTACCAATGGAGTGCGTTGCTAAGGGCCTTGTCGTCGTTTGAGGCGTACACCGAAATCTACCGCGATGCGCCCGGCGCCCGGCATGTCGCCGAGTTGCTGCTGTTGCGCGCCGATGTACCGCGCTCACTGCGGGCCTGCACCGAAGAGATCGATCAGATTCTCGCGCAGTTGCCCGGGGCCAACGGCCGACCGGCGCAGCGTCTGGCGGCAGAGATGGACGCACGCTTGCGCTACACCGGCATCAACGAAATTCTCGAGGAAGGCCTGCA from Pseudomonas tensinigenes harbors:
- a CDS encoding circularly permuted type 2 ATP-grasp protein, with translation MIRTYFDEMYDAGGQVRPHYREFARWLADTPDELLAQRRREADLLFHRAGITFTLYGDEQGTERLIPFDTIPRSIPASEWRIVERGCIQRVKALNMFLADLYHEQRIIKAGIIPAEQVLANEQYQLAMQGLDLHRDIYSHISGVDLVRDGDGTYYVLEDNLRTPSGVSYMLEDRKMMMRLFPELFAAQRIAPIDHYPNLLLDTLKSSSPIDDPSVVVLTPGRFNSAFFEHAFLAREMGVELVEGADLFVRDDKVFMRTTDGPKAVDVIYRRLDDAFLDPLAFNPDSMLGVPGLLSSYRSGNVVLANAIGTGVADDKSVYPFVTDMIRFYLDEEPILKNVPTWQCRNPSELSHVLANLPDLVVKETQGSGGYGMLVGPASTTAEIDAFRERIKAKPHAYIAQPTLSLSTCPTFVENGIAPRHIDLRPFVLSGRETRVVPGGLTRVALREGSLVVNSSQGGGTKDTWVVED
- a CDS encoding methylthioribulose 1-phosphate dehydratase, which translates into the protein MSLTREQLAQQIVDAGRFLYGRGWSPATSSNYSTRLSASEALLTVSGKHKGQLGLDDVLATDLSGNSLEPGKKPSAETLLHTQLYSWRPEIGAVLHTHSVNATVLSRLTPEDFIEFEDYELQKAFSGISTHESRVRVPIFDNDQDIARLAAKVQPWLDAHPDCVGYLIRGHGLYTWGAQMNDALRQIEAFEFLFECELKTRSVMNRQG
- a CDS encoding ribonuclease E inhibitor RraB, which encodes MSTAYQEDISSNVLRRMKEGGFDFSRFHPIEFYAIFPDEERARRAAGKFRGESINAQVSVRDDGAWALELSKVMYATYDDIGDFEQGFSAVVEPLGGIIEGWGVKQEVRNRHRLN
- a CDS encoding DUF3509 domain-containing protein — protein: MSLIQEKFTSLFSNFDVTTAPRPDGGILLTLRSSDGKVFKRALTYQQLHAGDQLSWAISAIRRDLAEQASELPQIAMLQSQQRFALPTYHSL
- a CDS encoding long-chain-acyl-CoA synthetase; the protein is MSHAPSDTITWGMMLRKLPMIAKAIPRVVKGMKVANVTDPTQSCGLGWTFEQATLRNPEGPALLQGDVRLTYAQVNQWANRIAHYLNGQGIGKGDVVAVFIENRPELLVTILALAKVGAVSALLNTSQTRDTLIHSVNLVAPVAIVVGEELLPAYAAIREQVAITAPRTWFVADQDTYSHPGIAPEGYVNLISASADASSENPPSSQQVFFDDPCFYIYTSGTTGLPKAGVFKHGRWMRSSASFGMIALNMGPDDVVYCTLPLYHATGLCVCWGSAVNGASGFAIRRKFSASQFWNDVRRYRATTIGYVGELCRYLVDQPASADDSRHDVRKMIGNGLRPGAWAEFKTRFAVGHICELYAASDGNIGFTNILNFDNTIGFSLMAWELVAYDHDSGEPLRSADGFMSKVGKGEQGLLLARIDEKAPLDGYTDPQKTAKVVLHDVFSKGDRFFNTGDLLRNIGFGHAQFVDRLGDTYRWKGENVSTTEVENLLLQHPHISEAVAYGVEIRNTNGRGGMAAITPAESLATLDFAELLTFARERMPAYAVPLFLRVKVKMETTGTFKYQKTRLKNEGFDPGQTGDDPIYAWLPGTQTYVRVTDDVLAEIHQGKHRY
- a CDS encoding MFS transporter, producing the protein MTALPYWRLSSFYLFYFALLGSTAPFLALYFDHLGFSPARIGELVAIPMLMRCVAPNIWGWLGDYTGRRLAIVRFGALCTLLTFSLIFVSKTYAWLAMVMALHAFFWHAVLPQFEVITLAHLQGQTSRYSQIRLWGSIGFIITVVALGRLFEWLSLDIYPAALVLIMAGIVLSSLWVPNAQPPQGNRPSGEGFLKQLRNPGVLAFYGCVALMQMSHGPYYTFLTLHLERLGYTRGTIGMLWAVGVVAEVLMFMAMSRILARFSLRRVLMASFLLAALRWLLLGSFAEFLWVLLFAQVLHAATFGSFHAAAIAFVQRSFGARQQGQGQALYAALAGTGGALGALYSGYSWNALGATLTFSIASLAALAAAVIIATRMQEDRP
- a CDS encoding PLDc N-terminal domain-containing protein, encoding MGSTFNGLIGLIILALDIWAIINVLKSGATTGMKIVWVLLIILLPVLGLIIWAIAGPRGNVRI
- a CDS encoding ankyrin repeat domain-containing protein, whose translation is MSDQSRQMTPEEAAEFTEQVFNKARDGDAEMLDRLVSAGLPVNLKNSKGDTLLMLASYYGHVDAVNVLLKHKADPEMRNGNGQSPIAGAAFKGDLAVVKALVEAGAEIEGSSFDGRTALMMAAMFNRVAIVEYLISKGANAQAKDANGVTALDAARTMGAVDTTAQLEKLLG
- a CDS encoding 1,2-dihydroxy-3-keto-5-methylthiopentene dioxygenase translates to MSSLSVYHVSSPDIPNKVLTHFEDIASTLAEQGVRFDRWQAAARIQPGATQEEVISAYKEQIDQLMTERGYITVDVISLNSDHPQKAELRAKFLEEHRHGEDEVRFFVAGRGLFTLHIDDYVYAVLCEKNDLISVPAGTKHWFDMGEHPHFVAIRLFNNPEGWVANFTGEDIAGRFPRLED
- the speE gene encoding polyamine aminopropyltransferase, with amino-acid sequence MTVTKTSEYLETLYEGYGQRFRMEKLLHEVRTEHQHLVIFQNPRMGRVMALDGVIQTTEADEFIYHEMLTHVPILAHGSAKRVLIIGGGDGGMLREVTKHAGVEHITMVEIDGTVVDMCKEFLPNHSSGAYDDPRLNLVIDDGMRFVATTTEKFDVIISDSTDPIGPGEVLFSENFYQACHRCLNEGGILVTQNGTPFMQIDEVKTTAGRLNSLFPDWHFYQAAVPTYIGGSMTFAWGSTNPAYRKLSRETLQQRFIGSGIVTRYYNPEIHIGAFALPQYVLQAINKPSND
- the mtnC gene encoding acireductone synthase — protein: MSIKAIVTDIEGTTSAVSFVFDVLFPYAAKHLPDFVRQNAERADVAEQLDAVRRDSNAPQADVERVVEILLSWIEEDRKATPLKALQGMVWAQGYHAGQLKGHVYPDAVEALQRWHAAGYQLFVYSSGSIQAQKLIFGCSEAGDLTPLFSGYFDTTSGPKREAQSYTNIQKAIGVEPEEILFLSDIVEELDAAQAAGLQTCGLAREGGELGSHLTVDTFTAIEPEAF